DNA sequence from the Acinonyx jubatus isolate Ajub_Pintada_27869175 chromosome A3, VMU_Ajub_asm_v1.0, whole genome shotgun sequence genome:
GCTGTTCTGGATTTGCTTTTGTATCTATGATAAACTGGGCTCCTAGATGACATGTCTTGAAAGTATGTATTAATGCCAACTCTCAAATTCTGTGATTCTTCTAGAGTTGAGGAGGACTGTTTGGTCACCTGACTTTAAAATAGATGAGAAGGAAAACTAGAAACTAAAGTTCAATATATCAAATAAGATACTATTACAATAATCTGTAGGGAGATGAAGACCCATATTATATTAGTGATCACCATGGTCAGCAGatataaaataagacaaaggtATGAGGAGACTATGGCTTTCCAGAAGCCACCTCCTCTtaatcttcccttccttctttgttcCTGTTCTACTGCATTCTTCCTCCAGGAACTTCCTTCAATTTGTCCACATGAGGGGGCAACAGTGATTgctctgaagggagaaaatgaagcgACTCTTGCTTCTATAAAGCATATAGTACATTTGGCTTGTGGCCACTTAATCTAAGTGCAGTTATGAGGCTTTCAGACAGTGTAATGAGAAACAAATGGAACTAGCAGAGGATTTTGGACAAATCATATAGACACAGTATTTTCATCTGCGGAATGATGCCTATAattaattctgtgtctctgtcatcCCCAGAgcttgacttgctttattgtcaGTAGGCAGCTTGTTTCATGCTCAGCTTACTTGACTCACAGCCCGCACACAGTGAATATCCAGTTAACATTcattgttcaggaaaaaaaaaatgaaccttgtaTGCATCAGTCCCTGCGCAGGTCTCTTTCACACACGTTTACTTTTAATCTGTTCAGCACATTTGTGATATAGGTATCACTACTCCACTTTTTAAAGATGTGGATAAAGATATTTAGAAATTTAGTGATCAGGATCATAATTTTAGTAAAATGGAGCCTTAGTTCTGCCTCTTATTTCTGTCAGATTATTTTTCTAAGCCttggcttccttctctgtaaagtgggaattTCTAAGAGTTAGGACAGGGTTTGTAAatttagcaaaaaacaaaacaaaaatcaggaagTTCCCAAATGGaacattcttttattaaaaaattattctacatTTACCTGAAATTCTGACTTTGGGCACTCctgtatattttatttggcaACAGTATCTTAGCATTATGGTTATGACAATGCATGTAAAGAACTTACCTCAGTCCCTAGCACTTAAGGAGGGCTCAGGAAATGCGATGCTTATTAAATTTTGGATCTGATTCCAAAGTCCTTTTTTTCACCACAAACACGCTGAGCTCAGTTTCCACTTAAAATTTCAGTGAAGCGAGTGTGATATCACTTTAAGTTCATATTAATGCTTTACCGCTTCCTACAGCGCTTTCAAAGCCCGACCCATGGCGGAAAGCTCTTGGGGAAACCCACAGAAGCTCGGGCTGTTGGGGGTCGTCGCTGCAGTCCCAGCACAGGCTTCTCCAGCCGACCAGCCGGGAAGGCcaccctggccccgcccccgcgccttCTTGGCCACTCACCGGCCGCGCCGCGCTCCGCCACACTCCTATAGGTCCTGCCGGGACAGGCGAGGCCTTTCCATTTTTCCCgccttcccagcccctcctcagCCCGAAACCGGCACTGGCCCACCACGTCTCCGCCCTGCTTTCCGTGCGAACCCCGCCCTTCCGGACACCgcatctcccttccttcccacccgcAGTTCCCCAAGGCCTGCGAGGTCCGGGGCCCGCCCTTAGGTAGGAGGTGGGAGGAGATACCGGGAGGCGGGCCGAGCCCCCTCCGGAGGTGGCCGCGAGAGGCGGGGACCGGAGGGAAGGGCGGGGCTAATCTCCTTGGCGCCGCGTTGCCATGGCAGCgggggagggtgcagggagggggaggaagcgAACGGGAGGGGGATGTGGTGCTGCCGCGGCCGCCACCGCAGCTGCCGCTGCCTGCTCTTTGCCGCGTCTTCCCGGAGGCGGCTGCTGGAAGCCGCCGGGAGCAGCTGTGGTGCTCTGCCATATTGTGTCTTCCCCTGCCCGTTCCTTGCCTCCGCGCTGCGGCTGCAGAGCAGACGGTGAGTTCCCGCGGAGTAGCGCCCTCCTGGGCGGGCGCTGCCGGGCGTCCGCGctccccgccccggcccgcgGCACAGCTCCCGGGCGCGGAGGCAGCGCGTGCGGCCGGCTCCCGGCGTGGGGCGCGGAGGCGGCTGTCCCGTGACGCGCCCGGACATTTTTGTCCTGTGAGGAATTGGCGCCGGCACGGGGTTCTCCCCTGCGCGCGGCTTGAGTCCTGTGTGGGTTCCCGGGGGGTGTCGAACTGAGGGGAGCGCGGCTCCATGAGGGTCGTGTTAGGAGGGTCGAGTTAGGAGTTTTTCGTGAGAGGTAATGACCGCCTGGGAACGGGTGTCGTCTGGCGGAAACCGCTGCGAGGGGTGCCGGCTCTCCGGGAAGGTTCGGAGGTGGCCCCGGGCACGCTTAGGGCTCAACTCAGGGCGCATCTGCTGTTAGAGGAAGTGCCCCAAGCCCCTCGGGAGTGTGTGCGGCGCCCCCTACCCCGCCTCGAAGTGGGACGAGACGTGCCGGGCGTGGAGTCCTGGTCCCAGACGGACTGGCTGGGCCCAGCCAAGTAGTGCCCAGGGAGGCGCCTGACGCTGCCTGGAGTGAACTTCAAGCCCCAGGATTGCCGGGCGTTCGGGGGACAGGGGCGGGTCCCGGATGTAGGGGTGGCCGACCCCGGCACTCTCTGGCCCCTCCTCCAGCGGGCGCCCTGGGGGCCTCTCGAGGACGCTGTCTTGGTGGGGTGGGAGTTCTAGGGTTTTTAGCGCTGCAATATGGACACTTCCTTTTGGCTGCTTCTCTCGGGCCCGTGGTTATCTCTGTCCTTGTATCTTTtgtcggggaggggggtggggtgggtgagagGTACTGAGGGCCTGTGCGAGGCTCTTCAGCCTTCTCGGTTCGCCCCACCAAAACAGCGGCGAGTCTGAAAACCCCGGAGGACGGGGGCAGTCAGGGGAAGGAGGCCCCTCTGAGTAGTCCTTCATCCTCCACTCTTACTCAACTCCGCCCCTTTTACCCCTTTGCAGAATGCCTGTTTCCACCTTAGCTCGCGGGAGTGAGAGTAGCGAATTCAATGGGGTACCACTCTCGGGGTCTTCTTGGACCTGATTTCTGCTTTAAAGTCTCCTTAAAAGCAGCCCCTGTACTCCGTTTTCACCTTACAGGAAAAAAGTCTTAGCGTGCAAAAAAACGGCACGGTCTTTCTTCTACCCCAACTCCGAGGCGGAGGGCGGTTATTTATTTCCAGGTTAGTTTGTGCTGTTTCTCCTGTCTTCCTTCTGATTGTGACAGCCACGTGGCCGGCTGACTGTAATAGAGTGCCCTAGCGCCACTAGGTCTGTGGCTTCACTGGTAGGCAGGGGCTTTGTAATCGTGCTGTAGCCTTGCATccacatttgtttttgtgttttctgagaTGAGGAAGTGGAAAAAAGCTGAACTGTTCACGTCTATCTCGTCTATCTCTTCCATCCGAATTTTAAGACTTATCTCTGTTTCCTTGAAGTCCTTGTAGGGTATATATTGACGTTTTTGCCTTCTCTGCTGTTTGATGATTCATCTGTAAAATCTCAGCAGTGTTAGGTACCAATGAAGGAGTGGTGGGGAATAGAATAGTACATTATGGAGTTTCCCAACTCTGGAAAAACATCGTTTGTATTTAAGAACCATTAGTGAGAGGTTCTAAAGCAATCAGAAATAATCACATTCTggagtatttctttttgagttttagaaagtcttatttttttctttttatatgaaaatgtgaCCTGAAAGGATATAGATAAATTATGAGTGAAAATACTTGTTTAGGGATGAAATAAGTACTCGTATGTGTACTTTCTTAAGCTCTTTTTGGAAAAGTATGAACGCTTAATGTGAATGTTAACatgaacagattttattttaatgagtgaaattaattttgagaatATATGAAAGTAAAGGGTCAAAAggttgaacatttaaaaatacaaatttttggggcgcctgggttgcgcagtcggttaagcgtccgacttcagccaggtcacgatctcgcggtccgtgggttcgagccccgcgtcaggctctgggctgatggctcagagcctggagcctgttcccgattctgtgtctccctctctctctgcccctcccccgttcatgctctgtctctctctgtcccaaaaataaataaaaaacgttgaaaaaaaattttttttaaaaatccaaatttttgtagaatttggaaaattttagaatttaagtGTAATCCATGGATACTAACATCATTTTGTGAATGCTTTGGTGGATTTGAATTATAACTGtaacatatgtttttatttgaatcagTTTTACTTGAATATTGCTAAACCACAGGAAGCgtttaaaatgtgtaaaagaatTATGTAGAGAagttatagcagcactatttattagaatttaattatgccataacagtggttctcaatcaaTGAAGTTAATAGATAAAAAGATTGGAAAGGCTTCAGTGCCAAAAAGATAATGAGATTGAGAAATGACTATTATGTGCTGACCACTGAGAGCAATGCTTAgttgagaaagaaaagtaaatgtggTGATGAAATGCCTATATAAAACAGGAAGTACTGAAAACAAATGCTGTAAGATAACGACATTATTAGTTATGGGATCTATCGAATGAAACTTTAAGAAGTGCCATCCAAACAGGACTTGTTCTTGTGGTAGCTTATTGCTTAGctatcattgtgtgtgtgtgtgtgtgtgtgtgtgtgtgtgtgtgtgtgtgtgtcgcttTTAGATTGTTGTCTTTTTAGTAAGTAGGTTTTACATAAATGCAAAAAGTCctccaaaaataaagttttaagggCCTAATGCTTTGCTGATTTCTTAGGAAGAAATGGAGATCTTTGATTTGATCCTTATTCTTTGATTGAAGAGACTAGATTAACACCAGTGAAAATTTAAGAATTTACTGTGTGAGAAGATGTAATTAGGAGTTAAATTGTATACTACAGGCAAGTGGTATAAGGCTTAAAAGGAGAAGGAACCTAGAGGGTTTAAGTAGTTAGGGGAGGCTTCTTCAAGAAATAAGGCTCTTGATTTCTAAAGTTTAACATGTTACTCCCATTGGGTTAATCTTTCTGAAAATTGTATCACTCTCATGTCAAGCATGAATTGTATTACCCTTAGGTCAAGTATGAATACCAAATTTCTTCTCAGTACTTTTCAAACTTTGGTCCTTGTTTAATCCCATCTTATCTTCCACTAACCTTCAGGAACTGTTCTTTATTCACTACTTCAATGTGGTATAACAATTTTACTTATCTTTGCTGGTGTGGCATTTTTCTGTTGGAAATATACCTGCACACATCTTCTTAACCGCTGAAGAAATAACTCAGGCTTGAGTCTCGACTGCCCTGAGAGCcttagaatcatagaattttagacCTGCCTTCACCTCCCCAACTGAAAATTCTTTACCTTTTTGAATAGCATGTAATTCTTTTGGCTGTAGCATTCTATGCTGCCTTGttttcacttaataaatactttttggggggcgcctgggtggctcagtcagttaagcgtctgacttcaactcaggtcatgatctcgcagtccctgagttcaagccctgtgtcgggcactgtgctgacagctcagagcctggtcctgtttcagattctgtgtctccctctctctctgaccctcccccattcatgctctgtctctctctgtctcaaaaataaataaacattaagaaaaaattgaaaaaaacactttttgaGCCCTTTTCATGTTATAGGAACTAAGGATACAGCTTTGAATAAGAttcctatgttcttttttttttttaatgtttatttatttattttgagagagagagagaggaaaagagagagaatcccaggtaggctttCCACTGTGTGCGCAGAgtgtgatgcagggcttgattttacaaaatatgagattgtgagatcctgagctgagccacccaggtgtccctccaatgttcttttttagtcatttttttagtttttttttttaattttttttcacatttatttatttttgagagacagaacgaggcagagcatgagccggagaggggcagagagagagcggggggcacaaaatctgaagcaggctccaggctctgagctgtcagcgcatagcctgacgcggagctcaaactcacagaccatgagatcatgacctgagctgaagtcagtcacttaactgactgagccacccaggcacccctcatcttttTAGGTTTTATCAccctaagaaaattataaagtctTTGACCACCCAGAAGAGTCTTATTTTCCTGTGTATATGTGATATGCTTTGTAAGGattgaattattttctgaataaagGAAAGGCAAGACTTATGGAATGAGGTAGAAAGATGGACGGAAAGATCTTTACAAGTGAAGGGTACAAAAACATAACCAATTATGGATGGCCTTAAAGGTATCACTTCTGAATTTAAATATGGTTTAGTACAAAAAaaagagatgacatttgaacCTCAGAATATAATAAAATCCTTATTTGAGGAAGGTTCATTTGACAGCAGTGTTAATAGTAATTATTAACTGCGGGAATGGGAGGCATGGGAAGGCGAGAGatctactgaaaaaaaattaataactttgaGAGGGAAGTTTGGAAGGGAAGCATCATCAAGAAAATGGTGAGTTTAGTTGAGTGTAAGATGCGTGGGAGAAAGCAAGGGGAATATGACCTTTAGTGACTAAAGATTAAAGATGTGGGATAATCACTTCAATATAGAAGTGACAGCGAATGTTATGAATTTTTGTCACAGAGTTAATGAAATGTTGAGGATGAAGAATGATACTTTGGGAAACTAAAATTCAAAGGGATTTGCTTTGATCATATGTAACTTCATAATTAATACTATAGACTTGTACAATGCCTACAGTATTGTTTATTAATAACTTTATTTCCACTATAGGAGAATACTATCTTTGTCTTACTACCAAACATAGAGGGACGAAAAGAAGGTTTATCATCATTTGTTTCCAAGGGATTTTGATTCTTGTATTCCTTATTTTCCTTACTCTGTTTTCATTTAAGtaaccttttattttagaatagttttacatttacagaaaagttgcaaggtAGTACACAGAGTATACCTCACTCAGTTTTCATTATTGTGAACTGCTTATATAACTAAGGAAACGAAATTGCTACATTTCTAATAACTATGCACTTTCTTCAGATTTCACTAGTTTTTCCCTAgtgttctttttctattccagAATTGCAAATTCTcaaacttttcttgtt
Encoded proteins:
- the LOC128311193 gene encoding translation initiation factor IF-2-like; the encoded protein is MEPRSPQFDTPREPTQDSSRAQGRTPCRRQFLTGQKCPGASRDSRLRAPRREPAARAASAPGSCAAGRGGERGRPAAPAQEGATPRELTVCSAAAARRQGTGRGRHNMAEHHSCSRRLPAAASGKTRQRAGSGSCGGGRGSTTSPSRSLPPPPCTLPRCHGNAAPRRLAPPFPPVPASRGHLRRGLGPPPGISSHLLPKGGPRTSQALGNCGWEGREMRCPEGRGSHGKQGGDVVGQCRFRAEEGLGRREKWKGLACPGRTYRSVAERGAAGEWPRRRGGGARVAFPAGRLEKPVLGLQRRPPTARASVGFPKSFPPWVGL